A genomic region of Bernardetia sp. ABR2-2B contains the following coding sequences:
- a CDS encoding thioesterase family protein, whose amino-acid sequence MNRVKVDLPDQFLFKTEIPVRITDLNYGGHVGNDAMLSLVHEARVQFFMSEGFKSELDIMGLGVIMADVAMQFKGEGFYGNVFEVYVTVGGLSSSGFDLYYKFIDQESRREILKVKTGMVLFDYKNRKIAALPEELKKRWQLPHPESRLISNE is encoded by the coding sequence ATGAATAGAGTAAAAGTAGATTTGCCAGACCAGTTTTTATTCAAAACAGAAATTCCTGTTCGAATTACAGACCTCAATTATGGTGGACATGTCGGAAATGATGCTATGCTTAGTTTGGTACACGAAGCTAGAGTTCAGTTTTTTATGAGTGAAGGCTTCAAAAGTGAACTTGATATTATGGGTTTGGGTGTAATTATGGCTGATGTTGCGATGCAGTTTAAAGGAGAAGGATTTTATGGGAATGTTTTTGAGGTTTATGTAACTGTTGGAGGACTTTCTTCTTCTGGTTTTGATTTGTATTATAAGTTTATTGACCAAGAATCAAGACGAGAAATATTGAAAGTAAAGACAGGAATGGTTCTTTTTGATTATAAAAACAGAAAAATTGCAGCCCTACCCGAAGAGCTCAAAAAACGTTGGCAACTCCCACACCCAGAAAGTCGTTTGATAAGCAATGAATGA
- a CDS encoding thymidine kinase produces MHIEPTIHHLDHPVEGGWIEVVCGSMFSGKTEELIRRLTRAKIARQCVQIFKPAIDTRYDDQKVVSHNQNEIDSIAVKKSTDILEILKEMDCQVIGIDEAQFFDKELVNVCQTLANQGKRIVIAGLDMDFAGKPFGIMPHLLAISEYVTKVHAICMCCGKVAAYSFRLTPSKQKILLGEKTEYEARCRKCFVKGNLSQEKDKEAKNNEKALKNETS; encoded by the coding sequence ATGCACATCGAACCTACCATACATCACTTAGACCACCCTGTGGAGGGGGGCTGGATAGAAGTCGTCTGTGGCTCTATGTTTTCTGGCAAAACAGAAGAACTTATTCGTCGTCTTACTCGTGCTAAAATTGCTCGGCAATGTGTCCAAATTTTCAAACCTGCCATCGATACTCGTTACGACGACCAAAAAGTGGTTTCTCACAACCAAAACGAAATTGATTCAATAGCCGTAAAAAAATCAACAGATATTTTAGAAATTTTGAAAGAAATGGACTGTCAAGTTATCGGAATTGATGAAGCACAATTTTTTGATAAAGAATTAGTTAATGTTTGTCAGACTTTAGCCAATCAAGGAAAACGAATCGTTATTGCTGGTTTGGATATGGATTTTGCAGGTAAGCCTTTCGGAATAATGCCTCATCTTTTGGCTATTTCAGAATATGTAACCAAAGTACATGCTATTTGTATGTGTTGTGGAAAAGTGGCAGCCTATTCTTTTCGCCTTACTCCTTCAAAGCAAAAGATTTTGTTAGGTGAAAAAACCGAATACGAAGCTCGTTGTAGAAAATGTTTTGTAAAAGGAAATTTGAGTCAGGAGAAAGACAAGGAAGCGAAAAATAATGAGAAAGCTCTCAAAAATGAAACTTCATAA
- a CDS encoding PhzF family phenazine biosynthesis isomerase, whose product MNSVSSQKIPFYQVDAFAPKPFSGNPAAVFLCDEALTDEQYLNIAREMYLPETTFLRPLANGKGDSEWKTANLFEVRWFMINEETNLCGHATLAAAHVIFEEIQNIHTEVSFRTRSGDLLIRKDDFEGDKDFIKMQFPVEEKFEEKTADSDLLNYLGIENQKINSCVYFPIKQTLIFEFEHQEELENLQPNFEKLVKNNYTIPIKKVGITTKGNSKSNKKYDFISRLFCPWIGINEDALSAVSHGLFAKYWQPKLNKNSFFAYQASKRGGEIHLELLEDENKLGKYNQVLLIGKGITTLEGNGRI is encoded by the coding sequence ATGAACTCTGTCTCTTCTCAAAAAATTCCTTTTTATCAAGTTGATGCTTTTGCCCCAAAACCTTTTAGTGGAAACCCTGCTGCTGTTTTTTTGTGTGATGAAGCTCTAACAGATGAACAATATCTCAATATTGCTAGAGAAATGTATTTGCCCGAAACTACTTTTTTGCGTCCTTTAGCTAATGGAAAGGGAGATTCAGAATGGAAAACAGCAAATCTTTTTGAGGTGCGTTGGTTTATGATAAACGAAGAAACTAACCTTTGTGGACACGCAACCCTTGCTGCTGCACACGTAATTTTTGAGGAAATACAAAATATTCACACAGAGGTAAGTTTTCGTACAAGAAGTGGCGATTTGCTTATTCGAAAAGATGATTTTGAAGGAGATAAAGACTTTATCAAAATGCAGTTTCCAGTAGAAGAAAAGTTTGAAGAAAAGACTGCTGATTCTGATTTATTAAATTATTTAGGAATTGAAAATCAGAAAATCAATTCTTGTGTTTATTTTCCTATTAAACAAACATTGATTTTTGAGTTTGAACACCAAGAAGAGTTGGAAAACTTGCAACCAAACTTCGAAAAATTAGTAAAAAATAACTACACGATTCCTATCAAGAAAGTAGGAATTACTACAAAAGGAAATTCTAAATCTAACAAAAAATATGATTTTATATCTCGTCTTTTTTGTCCTTGGATTGGAATTAATGAAGATGCACTTTCGGCTGTCTCTCACGGACTTTTTGCAAAATATTGGCAACCTAAGTTAAATAAGAATAGCTTTTTTGCTTATCAAGCTTCAAAACGAGGAGGAGAAATTCATTTAGAATTACTAGAAGACGAAAATAAACTAGGGAAATATAATCAAGTCTTGCTAATTGGAAAAGGAATCACTACTTTAGAAGGAAATGGAAGGATATAA
- a CDS encoding T9SS type A sorting domain-containing protein has protein sequence MKLNQLLSFSKKPPQQPNLSIKSLTKSILVALVFFMAVSYSSFSYAQNLQTITSSTNEADKIEISEAYPNPATHYIQFDYRITDKMSEGKITVYNLLGSVVAEHRLNKYDNRLQISVGNMKTGIYFYTISVNNTSLITKKFVVKH, from the coding sequence ATGAAATTAAATCAGCTTCTATCTTTCTCTAAAAAACCACCTCAACAGCCAAATCTGTCTATCAAATCACTTACAAAGTCTATTTTGGTAGCTCTAGTATTTTTTATGGCTGTTTCGTATTCATCATTTTCATACGCTCAAAATCTTCAAACTATCACTTCTAGTACAAATGAAGCTGATAAAATTGAAATTTCTGAAGCTTATCCAAATCCAGCAACTCATTATATTCAGTTTGATTATCGAATTACTGATAAAATGTCAGAGGGCAAAATCACAGTTTATAACCTCTTGGGTAGTGTAGTTGCAGAACATAGATTGAATAAGTATGATAATCGCCTTCAAATTTCTGTGGGTAATATGAAAACAGGAATTTATTTTTATACGATTTCGGTAAATAATACAAGTTTAATTACTAAGAAATTTGTGGTAAAACATTAA
- a CDS encoding DUF1684 domain-containing protein, with product MKKSITLFILSLFVLASCAPKYEVEVQTERDKKNKQFKEGNGSPIPYDDRKTFEGLNYYPIDSSYYAVAMLTLQQDPKVVKLKTSQGKDRNFKVYAKADFKLKGKPLSLDIYKAIEDGDGFSILFTDQTSGETTYEVGRYVDVEVNGLRAILDFNRAYNPYCIYDKKYDCPIPPEGSHLNIEVKAGEKIYKK from the coding sequence ATGAAAAAATCAATCACACTATTTATTCTTTCTCTATTTGTTTTAGCTTCTTGCGCCCCAAAATATGAGGTAGAAGTTCAGACAGAAAGAGACAAAAAAAACAAGCAATTTAAGGAAGGTAATGGTTCGCCTATTCCCTATGATGATAGAAAGACTTTTGAGGGACTGAATTATTATCCAATAGATTCTTCTTATTATGCTGTTGCGATGCTGACTTTACAGCAAGACCCAAAAGTAGTAAAACTAAAAACTTCACAGGGCAAAGACCGAAATTTTAAAGTCTATGCAAAGGCAGACTTTAAGCTAAAAGGCAAACCTCTATCTTTGGATATTTATAAAGCGATTGAAGATGGAGATGGATTTTCTATTTTATTTACCGACCAAACGAGTGGCGAGACTACCTACGAAGTAGGACGTTATGTTGATGTGGAAGTAAACGGTCTTAGAGCTATTTTAGATTTCAATCGTGCCTATAATCCATATTGTATTTATGATAAAAAATATGACTGCCCAATTCCACCAGAAGGAAGCCATCTGAATATTGAAGTAAAAGCAGGAGAGAAGATTTATAAAAAATAG
- the ung gene encoding uracil-DNA glycosylase: protein MDVKIADSWKAHLEEEFSKPYFEKLALFLREEVQKEKVYPPGKLIFNAFEKCSFEDTKVVILGQDPYHGAGQANGLSFSVSDGVRVPPSLKNIFQEIKDDLGKEIPKSGNLERWASQGVLMLNAVLTVQASKPASHSKKGWEEFTSAVLKLVSDEKENLVFLLWGKNAQKRGEIIDREKHLVLESAHPSPYSVHSGFFGNKHFSQANNYLKENGKDEIDW from the coding sequence ATGGATGTAAAAATCGCAGATTCTTGGAAAGCTCATTTAGAAGAAGAATTTTCAAAACCATATTTCGAAAAACTTGCTCTTTTTTTGAGGGAAGAAGTACAAAAAGAAAAAGTTTATCCCCCTGGGAAGCTCATCTTTAATGCTTTCGAAAAGTGTAGTTTTGAAGATACAAAAGTTGTTATCTTAGGGCAAGACCCTTATCACGGAGCAGGACAAGCCAACGGACTTAGTTTTTCGGTTAGTGATGGCGTTCGTGTTCCTCCATCTCTCAAAAATATTTTTCAAGAAATAAAGGATGATTTGGGAAAAGAAATTCCAAAAAGTGGAAACCTAGAACGTTGGGCTTCTCAAGGCGTTTTGATGCTCAATGCTGTCTTGACGGTACAGGCTTCAAAACCTGCATCACATAGCAAAAAAGGCTGGGAAGAGTTTACATCGGCTGTTCTGAAGCTTGTCTCCGATGAAAAAGAAAATTTAGTATTTCTTCTTTGGGGAAAAAATGCCCAAAAACGAGGCGAAATCATTGACAGAGAAAAGCATTTAGTATTAGAATCTGCACACCCATCACCCTATTCTGTTCATAGTGGTTTTTTTGGAAATAAGCATTTTAGTCAAGCCAACAATTATCTAAAAGAAAATGGAAAAGATGAAATAGATTGGTAA
- the apaG gene encoding Co2+/Mg2+ efflux protein ApaG, protein MFDKMFGELFSAITDGILVRVRTEFHKKHSQNGNFVFTYYITITNTGSETVQLMRRHWHIYDSKGTYQEVEGEGVIGQQPILKSGQSHKYVSGCHLKSDMGKMSGTYLMKRIEDDTLFEVKIPDFSLIDPVRFN, encoded by the coding sequence ATGTTTGATAAAATGTTTGGAGAACTCTTTAGTGCAATTACAGATGGTATTTTGGTGCGTGTACGTACTGAATTTCATAAAAAACACTCTCAAAATGGGAATTTTGTTTTTACCTATTACATAACAATTACCAATACTGGCAGCGAGACTGTACAACTTATGCGCCGTCATTGGCATATTTATGACTCAAAAGGAACATATCAAGAAGTAGAAGGGGAAGGCGTAATCGGACAACAGCCCATCTTAAAATCTGGACAAAGTCATAAATATGTTTCGGGTTGCCACCTAAAAAGTGATATGGGTAAAATGTCGGGTACTTATCTTATGAAAAGAATAGAAGATGATACACTCTTTGAAGTCAAAATACCTGATTTCTCTTTGATTGACCCTGTGAGGTTTAACTAA
- the mtaB gene encoding tRNA (N(6)-L-threonylcarbamoyladenosine(37)-C(2))-methylthiotransferase MtaB, giving the protein MRKVAFYTLGCKLNFSETSTIARQFEERGYERVEFSETPDIFVINTCSVTENADKKCKQIVKQAKKTSPNSFVIIIGCYAQLKPQEIATIKGVDAVLGAAEKFRLFEVLNDFEQKDTVQLCASEISQATDFNTAYSFGDRTRTFLKVQDGCDYNCAFCTIPLARGNSRSDTIENILKVTNEIAATAVKEIVLTGVNTGDYGLINNQRVHTFYELIQELDKVEGIERFRISSIEPNLLSDEIIEFVATSKKFVPHFHIPLQSGSDEILRFMRRRYKTKLYQERIEKIKNLMPDACIGVDVIVGFPNESDEHFMETYNFLHSLDISYLHVFTYSERQNTKAAQMGNIVPKSVRSERSKMLHSLSDKKRRQFYESQLGKTKTVLWENEVKEDKIFGFTENYVRVNQPYNVSLPNTLQEVELRDFDESDSKGTVIATPISELV; this is encoded by the coding sequence ATGCGTAAAGTAGCTTTTTACACCTTGGGTTGCAAACTCAATTTTTCAGAAACTTCCACTATTGCTCGTCAGTTCGAAGAGCGTGGTTATGAGCGTGTAGAGTTTTCTGAAACTCCAGATATTTTTGTTATCAATACTTGTTCGGTTACAGAAAATGCAGACAAAAAATGCAAACAAATTGTAAAACAGGCTAAAAAGACTTCACCCAATTCTTTTGTAATCATTATTGGTTGTTACGCACAACTCAAACCCCAAGAAATTGCAACGATAAAAGGTGTAGATGCTGTTTTGGGAGCAGCAGAAAAATTTCGTCTGTTTGAAGTATTGAATGATTTTGAACAAAAAGATACTGTTCAACTTTGTGCTTCTGAAATCTCACAAGCTACTGATTTTAATACTGCTTACTCGTTTGGCGACCGTACACGTACTTTTTTGAAGGTGCAAGATGGGTGTGATTATAACTGCGCTTTCTGTACGATTCCACTTGCTAGAGGAAATAGCCGAAGCGATACTATTGAAAATATTTTGAAAGTTACTAATGAAATTGCTGCAACTGCTGTAAAAGAAATTGTCTTGACAGGCGTAAATACAGGCGATTATGGTTTAATTAATAATCAGCGTGTTCATACTTTTTATGAGTTGATTCAAGAATTAGACAAAGTAGAAGGCATCGAACGCTTTCGTATTTCATCAATAGAACCCAATTTATTATCTGATGAAATTATTGAATTTGTAGCTACTTCTAAAAAGTTTGTTCCTCATTTTCATATTCCTTTACAGTCTGGAAGTGATGAAATTTTGCGTTTTATGCGTCGTCGTTATAAGACAAAATTATATCAAGAAAGAATAGAAAAAATCAAAAATCTGATGCCTGATGCTTGTATTGGGGTTGATGTAATTGTTGGGTTTCCTAATGAAAGTGATGAACATTTTATGGAAACTTATAATTTTTTGCATAGCTTAGATATTTCATACTTGCATGTATTTACCTATTCAGAACGCCAAAACACAAAAGCTGCTCAAATGGGAAATATAGTTCCTAAATCAGTTCGTTCGGAGCGTTCGAAGATGTTACATAGCTTATCTGATAAAAAACGTCGTCAGTTTTATGAATCACAATTAGGAAAAACAAAAACTGTTTTGTGGGAAAATGAAGTCAAGGAAGATAAAATATTTGGCTTTACAGAAAATTATGTTCGTGTAAATCAACCTTATAATGTTTCTCTACCTAATACACTACAAGAAGTTGAATTAAGAGATTTCGACGAATCAGATTCGAAGGGAACAGTAATTGCAACACCTATTTCTGAATTAGTTTAA